Proteins encoded by one window of Deinococcus radiodurans R1 = ATCC 13939 = DSM 20539:
- a CDS encoding acetate--CoA ligase, producing the protein MDPALLTTPLVSPTDALKKTAPVTPERAQQLRDMPAGDYWLSVASELTWDVPPTTALEGTFGDFQYFPGAKGNVSVNCLDRHPKNRVALYYEREDGLKETWSYGDLTDATARFAAALQDLGVDKGDRVAIYLSNVPEAFIAIHACYRIGAIYSVIFAGFSASAVRDRLTDAQPKVVVCTDGTLRRGRNIPLKATLDEALEGLEKPTVIVARRLDPFLPLGENELDFAELLEKTTRRAAPVSLDANDPGFIIYTSGTTSKPKGLVHSGIGFLTGTYANVKWALNLQPDDVYWCTADVGWLTFPIFALVGGLAHGATHVIYEGSIDTPTPERPYQIIERYRADKVFTAPTALRMLRRSGDEALARYDLSPLQLVALVGEPLDPETWHWTHDVLGGGRLFVNNTYGQTETGTAWASSMVGLTEGRPGSCGHPLPGYRAAVVHEDGTPCGPNELGSLTLTEPFPCLARTVWGDHDRYVETYLSEFPGKYAAADAALLDSDGQLWVTGRLDDVMNVAGHRLGTMEMEAALLTHPAVSEAAVVAMPDDIKGAVPVAFVVPRAGIRLDTDLTWLENELADAVVSGVGAIARPGRVVVTPTVPRTRSGKIMRRLLRDLLLTGEVKGDLTSLENPDALETVRERLGGAAAG; encoded by the coding sequence ATGGACCCCGCACTCTTGACGACTCCCCTCGTTTCACCCACCGACGCCCTGAAAAAGACCGCCCCCGTCACGCCCGAGCGGGCGCAGCAGCTCCGCGACATGCCCGCGGGCGACTACTGGCTGAGCGTCGCCAGCGAACTCACCTGGGACGTGCCGCCGACCACCGCCCTCGAAGGCACCTTCGGGGACTTCCAGTATTTCCCCGGCGCGAAGGGCAACGTCAGCGTCAACTGCCTCGACCGTCACCCCAAAAACCGCGTCGCGCTGTACTACGAGCGCGAAGATGGCCTCAAGGAAACGTGGAGCTACGGCGACCTGACCGACGCCACCGCCCGGTTCGCGGCGGCATTGCAAGACCTCGGCGTGGACAAGGGCGACCGGGTGGCGATTTATCTGTCCAACGTGCCCGAAGCGTTTATCGCCATTCATGCCTGCTACCGCATCGGGGCGATCTACTCGGTCATCTTCGCGGGCTTTTCGGCGTCGGCGGTGCGCGACCGGCTCACCGACGCGCAGCCCAAAGTCGTGGTTTGCACCGACGGCACGCTGCGGCGCGGGCGCAACATTCCGCTCAAGGCGACGCTCGACGAGGCGCTTGAAGGGTTGGAGAAGCCCACCGTCATCGTCGCCCGTCGCCTGGACCCCTTCCTGCCGCTGGGCGAGAACGAACTCGATTTCGCCGAGCTGCTGGAGAAAACGACCCGCCGCGCCGCGCCCGTTTCGCTCGACGCCAACGACCCCGGCTTCATCATCTACACCTCGGGCACCACGAGCAAACCCAAGGGGCTGGTTCACAGCGGCATCGGCTTTCTGACGGGGACGTATGCCAACGTGAAGTGGGCGCTCAACCTGCAACCCGACGACGTGTACTGGTGCACCGCCGACGTGGGCTGGCTGACCTTCCCGATTTTTGCGCTGGTGGGCGGGCTGGCGCACGGGGCGACGCACGTGATTTACGAGGGCAGCATCGACACGCCGACGCCCGAGCGGCCCTACCAGATCATCGAGAGGTACCGCGCCGACAAGGTGTTTACCGCGCCCACCGCCCTGCGGATGCTGCGGCGCTCGGGCGACGAAGCGCTGGCACGGTACGACCTGAGCCCGCTGCAACTCGTCGCGCTGGTGGGCGAGCCGCTTGACCCCGAAACCTGGCACTGGACGCACGACGTGCTCGGCGGCGGCAGGCTCTTCGTCAACAACACCTACGGTCAGACCGAAACCGGCACCGCGTGGGCGAGCAGCATGGTGGGCCTCACCGAAGGCCGCCCCGGCTCGTGCGGGCACCCGCTGCCCGGCTACCGCGCCGCCGTGGTGCACGAGGACGGCACGCCCTGCGGCCCCAACGAACTCGGCTCGCTGACGCTGACCGAGCCTTTCCCCTGCCTGGCCCGCACCGTGTGGGGCGACCATGACCGCTACGTGGAGACCTACCTGTCCGAATTTCCCGGCAAGTACGCCGCCGCCGACGCCGCCCTGCTCGACAGCGACGGGCAACTGTGGGTCACGGGCCGCCTGGACGACGTGATGAACGTGGCCGGGCACCGCCTCGGCACGATGGAGATGGAAGCCGCGCTGCTCACCCACCCCGCCGTCAGCGAAGCCGCCGTGGTGGCGATGCCCGACGACATCAAGGGCGCGGTGCCGGTGGCCTTCGTGGTGCCGCGCGCGGGCATTCGCCTCGACACCGACCTCACCTGGCTAGAAAACGAACTTGCCGACGCGGTGGTGTCCGGTGTGGGCGCCATCGCCCGTCCGGGCCGCGTCGTCGTGACCCCCACCGTCCCGCGCACCCGCAGCGGCAAAATCATGCGCCGGCTCCTGCGCGACCTGCTGCTGACCGGCGAAGTGAAGGGCGACCTGACGAGCCTGGAAAACCCCGACGCCCTCGAAACGGTGCGCGAGCGGCTGGGCGGGGCGGCAGCGGGCTGA
- a CDS encoding type III pantothenate kinase translates to MPAFPLLAVDIGNTTTVLGLADASGALTHTWRIRTNREMLPDDLALQLHGLFTLAGAPIPRAAVLSSVAPPVGENYALALKRHFMIDAFAVSAENLPDVTVELDTPGSVGADRLCNLFGAEKYLGGLDYAVVVDFGTSTNFDVVGRGRRFLGGILATGAQVSADALFARAAKLPRITLQAPETAIGKNTVHALQSGLVFGYAEMVDGLLRRIRAELPGEAVAVATGGFSRTVQGICQEIDYYDETLTLRGLVELWASRSEVR, encoded by the coding sequence GTGCCCGCTTTTCCCCTGCTCGCCGTGGACATCGGCAACACCACCACCGTCCTGGGTCTGGCCGACGCCTCGGGCGCCCTGACCCACACCTGGCGGATTCGGACCAACCGCGAGATGCTGCCCGACGACCTCGCGCTGCAACTGCACGGGCTCTTTACCCTCGCCGGGGCGCCGATTCCCCGCGCCGCCGTGCTGAGCAGCGTGGCGCCCCCGGTGGGCGAAAACTACGCGCTCGCGCTCAAGCGGCACTTCATGATCGACGCTTTTGCCGTGAGTGCCGAGAACCTGCCCGACGTGACGGTGGAACTCGACACGCCGGGCTCGGTGGGTGCGGACCGCCTGTGCAACCTCTTCGGCGCCGAAAAGTACCTGGGGGGGCTGGACTACGCGGTGGTAGTGGATTTCGGGACCTCCACCAACTTTGACGTGGTGGGGCGGGGGCGGCGTTTCCTCGGCGGCATCCTCGCCACCGGAGCGCAGGTCAGCGCCGACGCCCTGTTCGCCCGCGCCGCCAAACTGCCGCGCATCACCCTGCAAGCGCCCGAGACGGCCATCGGCAAAAACACCGTCCACGCGCTGCAATCGGGCCTGGTCTTCGGCTACGCCGAGATGGTGGACGGCCTGCTGCGCCGCATCCGCGCCGAGTTGCCGGGCGAAGCGGTCGCCGTCGCCACTGGCGGCTTCTCGCGCACCGTGCAGGGGATTTGCCAGGAAATCGACTACTACGACGAAACGCTGACGTTGCGCGGGTTGGTGGAGCTGTGGGCGAGCCGTTCGGAGGTCCGCTGA
- a CDS encoding ExbD/TolR family protein, translating to MSVPRRRLRDDVEGVTFDFAPMVDIVLLLLIFFFLTSNLGARQNVLPLDLPRASTTVQATPDIPIVTVHKTGRIYLNGYATNLEQLEQKLPALVKKSGGVVGVRADERGNYGTVVQVMDAVKKAGGERLALGTRNADSDK from the coding sequence ATGAGCGTGCCGCGCAGAAGGCTGCGGGACGATGTCGAAGGCGTGACCTTTGATTTCGCGCCGATGGTGGACATCGTGCTGCTGCTGCTGATTTTCTTTTTCCTGACCAGTAACCTGGGTGCCCGGCAAAATGTCTTGCCGCTCGACCTGCCGCGCGCCAGCACCACCGTGCAGGCCACCCCTGACATTCCCATCGTGACCGTACACAAGACGGGCCGCATCTATCTCAACGGCTACGCCACCAACCTCGAACAGCTCGAACAGAAACTGCCCGCGCTGGTCAAGAAATCCGGCGGTGTGGTGGGTGTACGCGCCGACGAGCGCGGCAACTACGGGACCGTGGTGCAGGTGATGGACGCCGTGAAGAAAGCGGGCGGCGAGCGCCTCGCCCTGGGCACCCGCAACGCGGACTCCGACAAGTGA
- a CDS encoding cobalamin-binding protein, with amino-acid sequence MGRLVSLLPSATDLIFELGLGEQLLGVSHCCDHPGAASLPVLTRSIIGSDLPQAEIDRAVSEAVRAGRALYTVDGPLLDRLRPDLVVTQGVCEVCAVTPGTVAEAVRFLPGCLPAEQVLSLEGKTFAGILADLRALARAAGVRERGEALAAESERRWNAIRPVGVQVPEPPRVLTLEWVDPPFYGGHWVPEQVAQAGGKDVLGHAGRDSGRTSWEDVVQLDPDVIVVMCCGYGLSDNAEFARQVLSHPELRAVRAGQVWGVDANAHFSRPSLGVVRGAEVLAALLRGEESAGESVRVRAE; translated from the coding sequence ATGGGCCGCCTCGTCAGTTTGCTGCCGAGCGCCACCGACCTGATTTTTGAGCTGGGCCTCGGCGAACAGCTACTCGGCGTGAGCCACTGCTGTGACCATCCCGGCGCGGCGAGCCTGCCAGTGCTGACGCGCAGCATCATCGGCTCTGACCTGCCGCAGGCCGAGATCGACCGCGCCGTGAGCGAGGCGGTGCGCGCGGGCCGGGCGCTGTATACGGTGGACGGCCCGCTGCTGGACAGGCTCCGGCCCGATCTCGTCGTCACCCAGGGCGTGTGTGAGGTCTGCGCGGTGACGCCCGGCACGGTGGCCGAGGCGGTGCGGTTTCTTCCTGGTTGCCTGCCCGCCGAGCAGGTGCTGAGCTTGGAAGGCAAAACCTTCGCGGGCATCCTTGCCGATCTGCGGGCGCTGGCGCGGGCCGCCGGGGTGCGGGAGCGCGGGGAGGCCCTGGCCGCCGAGTCGGAGCGGCGCTGGAACGCCATTCGGCCTGTCGGGGTTCAGGTCCCGGAGCCGCCCCGCGTGCTCACGCTGGAATGGGTGGACCCGCCCTTCTACGGCGGCCACTGGGTGCCCGAGCAGGTGGCGCAGGCTGGGGGAAAGGACGTGCTGGGCCATGCCGGACGCGACAGCGGGCGTACGAGCTGGGAAGACGTAGTGCAACTTGACCCCGACGTGATCGTGGTGATGTGCTGCGGCTATGGCCTGAGCGACAACGCCGAGTTCGCCCGGCAGGTGCTCTCTCATCCCGAACTGCGGGCGGTGCGCGCGGGGCAGGTGTGGGGGGTGGACGCGAACGCGCATTTTTCGCGGCCCTCGCTCGGCGTGGTGCGCGGGGCCGAGGTGCTCGCGGCGCTGCTGCGCGGAGAAGAAAGCGCGGGGGAGAGTGTGCGGGTGAGAGCGGAATAG
- a CDS encoding undecaprenyl-diphosphate phosphatase, which translates to MDWLYSLIYGIVEGITEFLPISSTGHLILTGNLLHVPWPKEVKDTFEVVIQGGAILAVLVYYWRDFLKIRHIGHDRGQQRLWLGVVLACIPAVILGVLFGDTIKAYLFRPSVVAWALIVGGVLMWLLESRKATPDTHDIENISAGKALAIGAAQCLALLWPGFSRSASSILGGMLLGLDRPTATKFSFYLGVPTLGGAALLDFIKSREILAQIGVVNVAIGAVTSFVVAYFAIGWLLRFVSTNNFKGFAVYRVVVGVLILVLIARGVLQNGSLA; encoded by the coding sequence ATGGACTGGCTGTATTCGCTGATTTACGGGATCGTTGAGGGCATTACCGAGTTCTTGCCCATCAGTTCCACCGGACACCTCATTCTGACGGGCAACCTGCTGCACGTGCCCTGGCCCAAGGAAGTCAAGGACACCTTCGAGGTCGTCATTCAGGGGGGGGCCATCCTGGCGGTGCTGGTCTACTACTGGCGCGATTTCCTGAAAATCCGGCACATCGGCCATGACCGGGGGCAGCAGCGGCTGTGGCTGGGCGTGGTGCTGGCGTGTATTCCGGCGGTCATCCTGGGGGTGCTGTTCGGCGACACCATCAAGGCGTACCTGTTCCGCCCCAGCGTGGTCGCCTGGGCTCTGATCGTGGGCGGCGTGCTGATGTGGCTGCTCGAAAGCCGCAAGGCCACCCCCGACACCCACGACATCGAGAACATCAGCGCCGGCAAAGCCCTCGCTATCGGCGCGGCGCAGTGCCTCGCGCTGCTGTGGCCGGGCTTTTCGCGCAGCGCCAGTTCTATCCTCGGCGGGATGCTGCTCGGCCTCGACCGCCCCACCGCCACCAAGTTCAGCTTTTACCTCGGCGTACCGACCCTCGGCGGCGCGGCGCTGCTCGACTTCATCAAGAGCCGCGAGATTCTGGCGCAGATCGGCGTGGTCAATGTCGCCATCGGCGCGGTGACCAGCTTCGTGGTCGCTTACTTCGCCATCGGCTGGCTGCTGCGCTTCGTGTCCACCAACAACTTCAAGGGCTTTGCCGTTTACCGCGTGGTGGTCGGCGTCCTGATTCTGGTGCTCATCGCCAGGGGCGTGCTGCAAAACGGCTCGCTCGCCTGA
- a CDS encoding MotA/TolQ/ExbB proton channel family protein — protein sequence MNVLDLARAAGPLLWVLLALSLYVVYLTVARLLALMRMGQDASALIERARALTAESGPQAALREVDLSGLDIPAAQVLRAGLNRADRGPEAAQAAMNAALIQEDGRMYAGLSALGTAAQIAPLLGLLGTVVGMVRSFLVFSATNNPTPTELAQGISEALINTAAGLIVAIVAYVARNALRNKANAVAAQAERVREELPSWLLRPVAVPAAPVRPAPAPERPVMAPTGARL from the coding sequence GTGAATGTTCTCGATCTCGCCCGCGCCGCCGGTCCCCTGCTGTGGGTGCTGCTGGCCCTGTCGTTGTACGTCGTCTATCTCACGGTGGCCCGCTTGCTGGCCCTGATGCGGATGGGTCAGGACGCCTCGGCGCTGATCGAGCGGGCGCGTGCCCTGACTGCCGAAAGTGGACCGCAGGCCGCGCTGCGCGAAGTCGACCTCTCGGGGCTCGACATCCCGGCGGCGCAGGTGCTGCGGGCGGGATTGAACCGCGCCGACCGGGGCCCTGAAGCCGCGCAGGCCGCCATGAACGCCGCGCTGATTCAGGAAGACGGGCGCATGTATGCCGGCCTGAGCGCCCTGGGCACCGCCGCGCAGATTGCCCCGCTGCTGGGGTTGCTCGGCACCGTGGTGGGCATGGTGCGCTCGTTCCTGGTGTTCAGCGCCACCAACAACCCCACCCCCACCGAACTCGCGCAGGGCATCAGCGAGGCGCTCATCAACACCGCCGCCGGCTTGATTGTCGCCATCGTGGCCTACGTCGCCCGCAACGCGCTGCGCAACAAGGCCAACGCGGTGGCGGCGCAGGCCGAACGGGTGCGCGAGGAGCTGCCGAGCTGGTTGCTGCGCCCGGTGGCCGTGCCCGCCGCCCCGGTGCGCCCGGCGCCCGCTCCTGAACGCCCGGTGATGGCCCCGACCGGCGCGAGGCTCTGA
- a CDS encoding aminoglycoside phosphotransferase family protein: MLPFTPWLTRWHLTPDGEPLRTHGSDLLPVLWHGQGEGQAAMLKLARSEEERRGAGLMQFWQGDGAARVLAVSEDGAALLLERVSGCRSLTALVHAGHDDEATRLLCAAAARLHRPRPGPLPPLLPLADWFRGLFAGEKQDTRLHFPAAVARQLLASPQEVGPLHGDLHHANVLDGGDPGQGGRGWLAIDPKGLHGERGYDHANLLCNPDPATALRPGRLERQLAVAAHAARLDPARLARWVMAYTGLSAAWWLEDGREAEAAQMLALGERARRLF, translated from the coding sequence GTGCTTCCCTTCACCCCCTGGCTGACGCGCTGGCACTTGACCCCCGACGGCGAGCCGCTTCGCACCCACGGCAGCGACCTGTTGCCGGTGCTGTGGCACGGCCAGGGAGAGGGACAGGCGGCGATGCTCAAACTCGCTCGCAGCGAGGAAGAACGCCGGGGCGCGGGGCTGATGCAGTTCTGGCAGGGCGACGGCGCGGCGCGGGTGCTGGCCGTCAGCGAGGACGGCGCCGCGCTGCTGCTGGAGCGGGTGAGTGGTTGCCGTTCGCTCACCGCGCTCGTCCACGCCGGGCACGACGACGAGGCGACCCGGCTGCTGTGTGCCGCTGCCGCGCGCCTACACCGTCCGCGTCCGGGGCCTTTGCCGCCGCTGCTGCCACTCGCCGATTGGTTTCGCGGCCTCTTTGCCGGGGAAAAGCAGGATACCAGGCTGCATTTTCCCGCTGCCGTCGCCCGTCAGCTGCTGGCCTCCCCGCAGGAAGTCGGGCCGCTGCATGGCGACCTGCACCACGCCAACGTGCTGGACGGCGGCGATCCGGGGCAGGGTGGGCGCGGCTGGCTGGCGATTGACCCCAAGGGCCTGCACGGTGAGCGCGGCTACGACCACGCGAACCTGCTGTGCAACCCGGACCCCGCCACTGCCCTGCGCCCCGGACGGTTGGAACGGCAACTGGCGGTGGCGGCGCACGCGGCCCGACTGGACCCAGCGCGGCTGGCCCGCTGGGTGATGGCCTACACCGGCCTCTCGGCGGCGTGGTGGCTGGAAGACGGCAGAGAGGCAGAGGCGGCGCAGATGCTGGCCCTGGGAGAACGGGCGCGGCGGCTGTTCTAG
- the treY gene encoding malto-oligosyltrehalose synthase gives MTTPPPTETPLHTPPVTLPTSTYRLQLHAGFPFAAARRQLPYLARLGVSTVYLSPIWASTPGSTHGYDVTDHARINPELGGLAGLRRFSAAAKELGLSVIVDFVPNHMGIQGGHNPYWEDVLRHGQGSRYAHFFDISWHPLKRALEGKVLLPTLGDQYGRVLERGELQLTWEEEGEAGRFFLRYWDRRLPMSPRSVALLLGWVVDALGSRVPGEAQAELGSITRSIQTLPRSSDPDLSDVDRLSRAQEVEVGARRLFALRHRAPGVRQAMDDVLASVNADPQRLDQLVSEQNYRLAWWQVAAEEINYRRFFDINDLAALRMEDPRVFAWAHTLLFELLREDLIQGVRLDHTDGLYDPAGYFRALQAGAGEVLGRPVDENGQGQPIMQTPLYVVAEKILEPGEELPGDWAVHGTTGYDFLAELNGVFVDTAHEDDLSALYRRFTGDRDSYPEHLYRGKQLIQRVSLPGEVNVLAEHLEGLAEADLTSRDFTLSAIRGAIREVIACFPVYRTYVRENGERESGDNAKIEQAVREAKAHNRREGQPVPPSVFDYLQQVLTISVPGEGEQAEATRAAYADFALKFQQLTGPVTAKGAEDTAFYRYARLLSLNEVGGDPAHFGTPLRDFHAAAARRAQSWPHAMLSGSTHDTKRGEDTRARINVLSEIPQVWGDFLREQSSLMLSLLHETDLGLAPTTRDLYVLLQNALGAYPLDGKLDGFVDRLNAYLQKAAREAKLRTSWASPDEEYEAALADVVGQLFADPEFNLGLEALHRRISPYGAQNGLSAALVRLTAPGVPDTYQGCEGWNQSLVDPDNRRPVDYARLGRVLTRLERGHDLALARKLLGSYEDGAVKVMTTWAALQARKEHADLFGQGSYRPIDAGKYLIAFARELNGQSAITVAPRLTLSLTREQSPWALAERWGNRTLTLPTGSYTNVLTGEKLRVRTAKVPLAKVLEEFPLALLVRG, from the coding sequence ATGACCACACCMCCCCCCACCGAAACCCCCCTCCACACGCCGCCCGTCACCCTGCCCACCTCCACCTACCGCTTGCAGCTGCACGCCGGGTTTCCCTTCGCCGCCGCCCGCCGGCAGCTGCCGTATCTGGCGCGGCTGGGCGTGTCCACGGTGTACCTCTCCCCCATCTGGGCGAGCACGCCGGGCAGCACGCACGGCTATGACGTGACCGACCACGCCCGCATCAACCCCGAACTCGGGGGGCTGGCGGGGCTGCGGCGCTTTTCGGCGGCGGCGAAGGAGCTGGGGCTGAGCGTCATCGTGGACTTCGTGCCCAACCACATGGGCATTCAGGGCGGGCACAACCCGTACTGGGAAGACGTGCTGCGCCACGGCCAGGGCAGCCGCTACGCACACTTTTTCGATATTTCCTGGCATCCGCTCAAACGGGCGCTGGAAGGCAAGGTGCTGCTGCCCACGCTGGGCGACCAGTATGGGCGGGTGCTGGAGCGCGGCGAACTGCAACTGACCTGGGAAGAGGAGGGCGAGGCGGGCCGCTTTTTCCTGCGCTACTGGGACCGCCGCTTGCCGATGTCGCCGCGCAGCGTGGCCCTGCTGCTGGGCTGGGTGGTGGACGCGCTCGGCAGCCGCGTGCCGGGTGAAGCGCAGGCCGAACTTGGGAGTATTACCCGCAGCATTCAGACCCTGCCGCGCAGCAGCGACCCGGACCTCTCCGATGTGGACCGCCTCAGCCGCGCGCAGGAGGTGGAAGTGGGCGCGCGCCGCCTGTTCGCCCTGCGCCACCGCGCCCCCGGCGTGCGGCAGGCCATGGACGACGTGCTGGCGAGCGTGAACGCCGACCCGCAGCGCCTCGACCAGCTTGTCAGCGAGCAGAACTACCGGCTGGCGTGGTGGCAGGTGGCCGCTGAGGAAATCAATTACCGCCGCTTTTTCGACATCAACGACCTCGCGGCCCTACGGATGGAAGACCCGCGCGTGTTCGCCTGGGCGCACACTCTGCTGTTCGAACTGCTGCGCGAGGACCTCATTCAGGGCGTGCGGCTCGACCACACCGACGGCCTGTACGACCCCGCCGGGTACTTCCGGGCGCTGCAAGCCGGGGCAGGCGAGGTATTGGGGCGGCCTGTAGATGAAAACGGTCAGGGCCAGCCCATCATGCAAACGCCGCTGTACGTGGTGGCCGAGAAGATTCTGGAACCCGGCGAGGAGCTGCCCGGCGACTGGGCAGTACACGGCACCACCGGCTACGACTTTCTGGCCGAGCTGAACGGCGTGTTCGTGGACACCGCGCACGAGGACGACCTCAGCGCCCTCTACCGCCGCTTTACCGGCGACCGCGACAGCTACCCCGAGCACCTCTACCGGGGCAAGCAGCTGATTCAGCGCGTGAGTCTGCCCGGCGAAGTCAACGTGCTCGCCGAGCATCTGGAGGGGCTGGCCGAGGCCGACCTCACCTCGCGCGACTTTACGCTCAGCGCCATTCGGGGGGCGATTCGTGAAGTCATCGCCTGTTTTCCCGTCTACCGCACCTACGTGCGCGAGAACGGCGAGCGCGAAAGCGGCGACAACGCCAAAATCGAGCAGGCGGTGCGCGAGGCCAAGGCCCACAACCGCCGCGAGGGGCAGCCGGTGCCGCCGAGCGTCTTCGATTACCTGCAACAGGTGCTCACCATCAGTGTGCCCGGCGAGGGCGAGCAGGCCGAGGCGACGCGGGCCGCCTACGCCGATTTCGCGCTCAAGTTCCAGCAGCTCACCGGCCCGGTGACGGCCAAGGGCGCGGAGGACACGGCGTTTTACCGCTACGCCCGGCTGCTCTCGCTCAACGAGGTGGGCGGCGACCCGGCGCATTTCGGCACGCCACTGCGCGACTTTCACGCGGCGGCGGCGCGGCGGGCGCAGTCCTGGCCGCACGCGATGCTCAGCGGCAGCACCCACGACACCAAACGCGGCGAGGACACCCGCGCCCGCATCAATGTCCTGAGCGAGATTCCGCAGGTCTGGGGCGACTTCTTGCGCGAGCAGTCCTCGCTGATGCTCTCGCTGCTACACGAAACCGACCTCGGGCTGGCCCCCACCACCCGCGACCTGTACGTGCTGCTGCAAAACGCACTGGGGGCGTATCCGCTGGATGGCAAACTCGACGGCTTCGTGGACCGCCTGAACGCCTACTTGCAAAAAGCGGCGCGCGAGGCCAAACTCCGCACCTCCTGGGCCTCGCCCGACGAGGAGTACGAGGCGGCGCTCGCCGACGTGGTGGGGCAGCTCTTCGCTGACCCCGAATTCAACCTGGGTCTGGAAGCCCTGCACCGCCGCATCAGCCCGTATGGAGCGCAAAACGGCCTCTCGGCGGCGCTGGTGCGGCTGACCGCCCCCGGCGTGCCCGACACCTACCAGGGCTGCGAGGGTTGGAACCAGTCGCTGGTGGACCCCGACAACCGCCGCCCGGTGGACTACGCCCGGCTGGGGCGCGTGCTGACCCGCTTAGAGCGCGGCCACGACCTCGCGCTCGCCCGCAAACTGCTCGGCAGCTACGAGGACGGCGCGGTGAAGGTTATGACAACCTGGGCTGCCCTGCAAGCGCGCAAAGAGCACGCCGACCTGTTCGGGCAGGGGAGCTACCGGCCCATTGACGCCGGCAAGTACCTCATCGCCTTCGCCCGCGAACTGAATGGGCAGAGCGCCATCACCGTCGCCCCGCGTCTGACGCTCTCGCTCACCCGCGAGCAGAGCCCCTGGGCGCTGGCTGAACGCTGGGGCAACCGCACGCTGACCCTGCCGACGGGCAGCTACACCAACGTCCTGACCGGCGAAAAACTGCGCGTCCGCACGGCGAAAGTGCCGCTGGCGAAGGTGCTGGAGGAGTTCCCGCTGGCCCTGCTGGTGCGGGGATAA